ATCCCTCATGCTTGCTGACAGTGGAGGGGATTCACATGCTGTGTGATGACATGGAACGTGAAGTAACAACAGGCTGAAATTCCAGACAAACagaagcaaacagcagagaaagtgCATGGAAAAGACAAGCGGCACTACACAGTGAGTGGCTGTTTACATACCCTGATGAGTTTTGCTACATGTGTCTTTCCACTGCCAGGCAGCCCTCTCATTATGATTACAATCTGAAACAAAGATCATGTAAGATGGTAAGATACTGTACCACATTTAACAGAAtctcttttgcaaaaattttcttccagaaaattaTGTGGTCTGGGCTCACATTTTTGCATATCATCAAGCAAAGCCAGTACCATGCCGTACTGTCTATTTTACCAATCAGGTTGTAAGGAATGGCAGTAGCTCTACTGAATAAGAGTATGTGATGTCAATAACCTCAGCAGCTTATACTGTGTAAGATGTTATAGATCTGGTTCAGATAAAACTAACTGAATGAAACACTTTAAAGCTTGAATCttgttctttcttcatttatacGGTGCATTGCCAAATCTCTGAGTCTGTCTAAAGCCAAGACTTTCCTCTAATACATCAAAAACCCAAGTGAAGATCTCAGAAGAGTCTAAAATACATTATCATTACCCGCTAATAGGAATTTCATCTTAGCATTCCCAGGAAGTTTACATCTCTCATGGACTCCTAATAGCTATGCTACAACACCGTAGGCATTTGCAAAGGAACGAAGAGAACTTCCAGAGCTTCCTCAAATGTAGGCTTGTTCCCAACATATTACACTCACGAGCATTTTATCTGAATAGAGACCTCACAGAAACCCAGTCGCTGCTTTCAGATTGCATACTCACCCTCTCTGGCCTGCTATCCCGTCCGGGTGGCTTCAAAATATCATCTACATTTTTAGATTCTGGCTTCCTCTCCACTCTGGGAGCAGGTGGTGGCTGACGGGGAATTGATGGAGCAGAAATAGGAATCCTTTCCTCAGGGTAATTTCTACGATCACCTTCAAATTCCAGTGTTTGGACAGAAGAATTTTCTTagttcagtaaaataaaaaaattaagatgttCATACCCAGCTGAGCTGATTTAAACATACCTTCATTATTTTAGGATAAATTCACAGATTTGTCCTCCCCAAGTAATTAAAATTTATAACCTTGAACCTATTGCaatcaaagacattttttatcAGAGCATATAACTGTTGTGTTCCTGATATCATCACCACTGAGAAACAAAATTACATGACGCCGCCCAAATAAAATTTCCTGAATTACATATTCTGAACAAGGAAATACTGCAAATCAATTAATCATCTCCCAATTAATCTTCCCGTCTGTGGgtcaatatttttcataatattcTAGCATGGCTTCAAGGTTGAGAAACTTTACCTCCAAACATGGAAGGCCCATGATCATATGCTGGACGATCCGTCTTTCGTTCATATGGTGGTCTTTCAAAACCACCCCGCCTGGAGGAGGGATGGTCTTTCTTGTCACGATAAGATGGAGTCCTTGAAGGTGTAGTAGGAAGAACCCTGTTAAAAGagtattttgtgtatttctaCTATGGATTCCAGAGAGAAATAAACATGTACCTCAAAGGCAAAATAGACAGCCTGATACCCAACACAGCCAGAATTGTATTGATTTCAATAGTGTTCCAAAAGAATGTACCTGTCATCTCGTGGATGCCGCTCTTTCTCATATCTCTCCCTTTCGTAGTCCACAGAACCACGGTCTCTGTGCAATTCTCGCTCTCTCTTGAAATCCCGATGATCTGTATTAGAATTACCTGGACGCTCAAAATAAGGCTCACGATCTCTTTCTCTGTTGTAACGACCGAGGTGCTCTAAAAGGAGAAACCCATGGAAATCCAAACTACTAAAACATACTTTggattctttattatttttgaaggaaaagcaacaaacaaGAGTGCAAGAAAAGTATACAGAAACATATGAGGCGGGGGCTAGAATGGACTTAATCAGCCACTGAATCTCTTTCCCAAACTGTAACAGACAACCATACCATGAAATCCTACTTAAAGCTACAAAACGGAATTTTTAAAGTGGTTAGGTCATTGACTGCATTACTCCTCTTGACAATATAAACTGTTATTCTTATGGgcctctgaagaaaataaagtggcTCTAGCTTAAACAAGAGTTGCTTagttaaaaatacacttttagTATCTTACAACTTTTCTTAAGAGCTAACTAACTGTCTGAGAGCTAGCCAAGCACTCCCTAcctttttgaaatgtttgcCTCTCCGGTAGAGGTTCTGGACGCAGGGTTACCCTCTCCCCATATGGAATCTGTTCCACTTTACTGGTGGTTATATctggttaaaaataatttaaaaaataattaaggtCTTAAAATACccctcttctgtttcctttcttctgccATGAAATGTAATCAGCCAATGGCATTAAAAATGACTGGAATAACTTaccaaattttcttttaatggatAACACAAAAAGACCTATACATAAATACACAACACCATGGTTTTCAAAGtctgaagtgtgtgtgtgtgtgtgtgtgtgtgtgtaagcaTGTGTACCGCTTTATCTTAAGAATGGGacttctgccttttctggtgACTTCAGGTAGCATGCCTGGTCAGAATATTATGAACATTAAAATGCTGTGAAAGTCAATAACTCATAGAACTACTGTAATGCCAAGAATATTAATTGATTAGATTCCTAACAGTGACAATATTTCCAAcagcttttattaaaacatcTACTTAACGGAATTGATATGACTTCAATTCATGTTATGGCACCTTagggagagaaaaaatgctCTTTAAATGACAACACACAATTTAAAAACTTATTTACAATATGATTTTACTCCTGTTAAAGAATGAGGgaaattaattatattaaaaaaatagtgttgAATTTTAGCTTTGATAACCCCAATACTAAAAATCAGAGCCCTTCCCTGTTTATATGTTAAATGCCTGTTTAGTGTGCATGCCCTTCAGAACCAGgacttttcctccctccctgtcTAGAGGGTACCTCACACTCATCAAGCAGTATGTTAATAATGCAAACACCAGTCCCATTCCGCTATAAATTACTAAGTCATACCTAAGAACTCTAACAATCTGAAGTACTTTCTAGCAGTTATTTTCATACTCAGTTACAAAGGGATTAAGGGTATCCAAGTATCAGTATCAATCTAAATATAAACCACTGATGCGATCACATCAGTTGGTGTTCCTCAGAAGCAGATGAGGCTATAACCATTCAGTTCAAATGAAATAGCTCATTATCacaacactgaagaaaacattaaactcACAGCTGGAGGTTACAGACTAATGCATTGCTTAGCGTTAGATCGCAGCGTAGGCAGCCTACAGGTCAAGTGCAGAGTAGCATGCTTTGCATCCCACACTCCTTTAGAAAGAAGCTAGGAGGACTAATTAGTTCTCCATTACAGAACAAACAAATATACTGTAATACCCACCTCGTCCGTGGCCATAATCTACAGTTTGCTGAATTACAGGTGCTTTAGGAACCGGTGGAATAACTGGAGGAAGGGACATTGGTACGGTTGACGGAACAGAAGTGTGAATATCAGGTACTTTCACAGGTGAGGAGACAGGTGGAGGCATCATTGACTCCTGTTTACACAACTCATACTCCATATTTGCTCCTTTATCCTCATTTGTGTCCCAGAGTCCGTGGAAAGAATCCTCATCCCAGCGTTCCTGTTCCACAGCAGAAGGTGATGGGTTTAAAGACTGACCATGACTTGGGGTTGTGGTTGGAGTAGAAACTGGAGCATGTGGCCTTGTCATAGGTGTAGCAGGCCTTGTCAGTGGGGCACTTGGTCTTGTCACAGGGGTGGGCTGTCTGAACAACACGGGAGGCTTTATAATAACAGCAGGAGAAGGTTTAATAGCTTGGGCTTCTACTGGTGCCTCTGAAGATAGCTGAGAAGAGACCTAGATGCAGAAAGCACTTTTAATGTAGATCTGTAACCTAACCTCCTCTCATCCTCTGTAAGTCAATAAGCACAATGGCAACTGGTAATCAAATTATCAGCATTTTCTAGTACCTCCATCAAGGTGCTACAGGTAGGAGGACAGTATTTCAAGAACTGCTGGCCTGAATTAATTTGGTGTTTGTTCACAATGTGAGGGTTTAAATACTATTTATCTTCTCCTTCAAAATAACCTTACCAATTTAAGCTCCAGCAGACCTATCTCAGTTCAAAAGTGTCTACAACAGTGTTATTCCCAAAGACTCCTGCTGTCTGCAAAGATTCCTGCTGTctgtaaagaggctgaaaaagTCTGAAAGTAGGGCAGCTTGGAGAGGCACAAAAGAATTGATAAGGCCAGCTTCTTTTTGGAAGTCACTGGAAAAATTCCCGGAGAGCAGAATCACCTGGAAACCCATTAATGCAATCAACATCAGATCGACATAAGAAATGGGGAGGTCTTGCCcagtggaaaaaaccaaacaaaacaacacaacaaaaccccttCCTGAATCAAACATCCCCATGGAACCCCACGTGCTGTGTCACAACAGTCTTTTCAGCACTACAGCAGATGCCAAGTTACAGGCAGCCTTATCAGCAAGATGCCACAAAACTTGCAGAATGGTTGTAGATACAAAGCTGAACTTTGTAGGAACAGTTCAAAGCCACAGCAGAAGTCTGAAGGCAGGAATCCCAAAAAAGACAACAGTTGTCTGAATATCTCTAGACAGATGGATGAAGTAGTCTGAGACACAAAATATCAAAGTTGAGTAAATTCACTTCCTAAAGGCATCAACATATCTGCAGTTCTTGGTAGCAAATTGGTTccattattttactttatagACACTGTAAACAAGGAAAAGGACAactaagcaaaagaaaacttgcaGTGCCTCATTCACTGCATAACACTTCCCTAGAGGGAGGGACAAACAAAGCGTGGTTGGGCTAAATGTCAGACCCAGAGGTCAGTACACCTAAATTTACTGGTACCAGGAACTTTGGGGCTAAGACGTGATGAAGAATAAAGACTGTGCATCAGCTCAGGTATCTCCTGCAACATACATTTAACAAAATTGTTTATTCATTCTAGGAAGGATTTATAAACCTGAGTTAATATGACAGGAGAAGTTCAGTCGTTTTCTGACCTGGTATGAATTATcaaaaaaactccaaatatAAGCAGCTGAGAAGAGTTCTCAGAACCAACCAGGAGATTAAGCAGCTGAGGAATAACTTGCATCACAACAGGAGATGAAGTCACGGAAGTACACAAACATCAGCTTCCATGCACTTTATGATATTCCAGAAGGTAATGAGAATTCCTAATAagacagcaaacaaaaagcTAATGCCCCCTCTACATTAAAATATCTTGGTTTTTTGATGGACTAATCCTCAAATTTCTCTCTTTAACTTCTTGAAAGAAGCGAGAGCTCTTAAAGtagaaaaagcagagcaagacTGAAAGACAGCATCAGAACCTAGTTAGGCAGGGAACAGGAGGGTCTTCCCATGAGCCTTATGCCCCTGTTTTGGAACAGCTCACCATTTCTTGCGTATCATCCCACAGCAGTCTGGGCTGTTGAGCCCCAATGGGTCATGCTCAGAAGACATGGTGGACTGAATGAATAAGAAAGGTTTTGGAAAATCTAAAGAAACTATGAAGTTGCTTCGCCTCAACAGAAGATCGATGAGGTTGAAAGGGCTGCTCGGGAAGCATCGCGCAGAGAAGTTTGACTAACAGATCGAAGAGCTGATCTGACATACACATTAACTGTAATTGCTACCAGCACGTTATTAAGTTAACACAAGATTAATTTACCTGAAAGGCACCCGGTCTTGTGCTTATGTTCTGTGATCTAGGAGCGTCCTGTGTGGAAATGTCAGGTTTAAACTCTTTCAACTTCTGTAGCTGCTCTTTTTGCTCTCTGCACATGAATCACAAGGAAGTGTTATCAGTCTGTagcttaaatgaaaaaaatcaaagaaatcaACGCTCACAGTGAAAACCACATACTGCAGTAGCATCATGGGCGAAgtccaaagaagaaaaggacGCAGCAGGCTTTACACGGTCAACACTATGATTCGGAAATCCCTGTTTCACATTTACCTAACGACGGAGGTATTTTATACATTAGCTGCCTCCTTTTTCGATCACATATTTCCTCTGCAACATATAGTTACGCTTTTGTGCTTGGCCAGAATCACTCCAATTTGACAGTAAAGAGCAAAGCTAGATCTTAGTTTCTGACACCACCTTCTGCAAACCAGAGCCCAGTGGAGATGTGTGCCTAAGTTGCTCTCAGCAACTTGCTCTGGGTTGCACACTAACAAGACTGAGGCCAACACAAAGCACAACAGAGACtccaacatttaaaaacaaagaagtgATGTTAGCTTTTGTTTCCTTGGTTTACATATCAAAATGTTACCTAGTCCATGGAGCAGAGACCAGGACCAGTAGTGAATACCACAACCACTGGATTACAAAGATCCATCTAATcaatattatttcctttcaatttcTATTTGCATCTCTTTTATCCAgttttttaaattgctaatAACTCTTTGTTTATATGATTGCATGTATTGAAGTAGTGCCCAAAGAACAACTAAGAGTGGGACCCCTCTGTAACAGGTAGAACAGAGGCCACTCTGACTAGCAACCCATCTATTTGGTGTCCAGTGAGAAGGGATCCAAAGTGCTGCATTAGTACAAAGAGTCAACTGAGCAATTGCTAGCCCTTGAAAGGCCTTCTTTACACTTGGCTTAGGAAAAATTCAGCAGGTTACAAACACAGCGCAGCATGCAGCTCAGAGTCTGCTGTTTTATACACAATAAAAGCAAAGCCAGATGAAGGCTCTACCTTTGGAGATGAAAGTATTTATGCACCACACTACTGGTATAACTCCTGGCTCAAAAAACATCATAAGTAGTCTCTATTAACATTTTTCCTACTGTCTAGATTGGGGTCACCTGCTTATAAGAACCTGATGAGAAGTACCAGCATAactgattttggtttttgtttattgatCATGTttacatttctcctttttactgGCTTAGAAAGAGGTGTATGTATCTACTTTcttacataaaacattttactttctACGTTTAAATATTTCAGCCCTAATACATTATTCACTTGGGCAGCGATTCCCAAACTACGGTCCCTAGATTAAGTCCACCGGCTTGCAGCCAGCCACATTAAACAGCAACACATATGCCTGGCAacctgaggcaaaaaaaaaaaaagtcaggaagcTGAAAAGGATGTGTTGCTCCAAAACTTTTGGCAAATCTTGCTTTATAACACAGATTTCACAGTTACTAATACCTGTTGAATTAATCTAATTGcagcaaaaaattaaattcttcagaATAAAAGTCCTTCCCTCTTTAACATtacttttcttgcattttggtATGCAACTAAGGCCTTCCATATGTCACAGATGCTTAACAATTTTATATGTCTGTAAACAAGACAGCTTCAAGAGAAGTGCAAAATGTCTCTGAATCTTTCAAAATGGCTTAATCAAAATGCACTAATAATAACCACAGATTAGTTTTAATTGCCTATTATTTTAGCATAATATCTTGTTTATGAAATTAAAACCCCATCTTCACTAGGCACCAATTCTTAGCTCTCTCAGTAACTCATGAATAGGATGAACCACATGACCCTCTGCCTTCAAgatgctttctctttcctctacAATCTTCTCTGAAAGATCTCATTCACTGAAAATagtaaaaaacttttttttttttaatgaatacatTTAATGCATCAAATCATAACAAAAGCACTTGGAGAGATGGTACGTGCTCTATTCATTCTTACATTACTAAATTTACTGAGCCCTAGGATGTTTCTGAATGTTTAAGAGGATATGCTATtccttgttttgaaaaaaaacacctaTTGAGGCTTAGCGAGTCTAGTAGCTGCTTTCTAAAATGTGGTCTTGGTGAACTCTTGCATTCATATCCTCCTGATTGTTATCACTGCTGTTATGCTGATCATCAGAACTCAGATCAACCAAACTTGACAAAATTATTCACTGATGATGCTGGATTTCAAATGAGGGAGcactgtagaaagaaaaaactcacatatgctttaattaaaaagtaagcAGTATCTAAAAATTAAATAGGTTCCATTGTGTGAATTAAGAACCACATCAATCTAGATCTAAACAGGTAagtattaaaatgcaattatcAACGAGCTTACCTGACACTaataaaaagactgaaaagcaaTTACCAACAAGCTCACTTGAGGGTAACAAAAAGATTGGCCAGGTGATGTGGACAGATCTCTTCCTGGAAAGTAACAAACGGACAACGCCATATTCACTGGGAAAGGGACAACCACctatttaaggaaaaagagTCGATCCACAAACGCTGTAATGGAGGTACTCCAAACAACTTGTTCCACATGAGCTCCTACTATCATGCTGTGGTGAAAAGAAATGACGCCTTTACTGCATAAATCAAAGAATtaggaaagaagcagcatctCCATAGAAGCACCACACTATTCTCATAGCTATGCTTTAAATATTCTGTGGAACAGCCACAAAGGGGAAACAGAACATACTTAAGGAGCATGAACATAAGCACCACTGTGAAAAAGGTTCTCATAGCATCTATCTTGCAACTCCATTACTGAGTAAGTGTCCAAAAAGGTGGTTCCAAAAGCTTGCTAAGGTCCTGACTTTTACAAAAGGACATGAGAACAATTCTTCCTTCCAAAACCACAGTGAACATTATTTTCAGGTTTGGAAAAGCATCTGAGTAAGTGAGACACAATAAACTCCTGGTACTGGAAACTAAGAAGCCTTCCACCACAAACACAGGTGCCTTGTTGACATAACTCATTCATTCTACGAATAGATAAAGTGTGATCCCAGTGTCAAATCAGAAGTCAGTGTCAGCAAAAACTTTTTACATTAAATTAGTTTATAgcaaattagttttaaaatcaCTACTACTtatatgtgaaataaaataaaatgcaagaatACTTATAAATGCATACTTTGTTCTATGAGAAAGGCATGCAGAGAAGAGGGAGTCAATAATCAATAAAAAATGCTCTGAATCTCAGCCCATTCCTGATTAAGATTTTGAAAACTTCACTCATAGCCAAATTGCCCATATGGCTGTCTATAGCTACACCTGACTTGCATATGTAATAGCTGAAATTGGAGGGCGATTCATAATCCCAAGGAAAGCTTGGGATGTCAAAATTTAGCTACTCCTAGTCAAACCCAGAATATTTAATTTGTGttggaaggaaaggggaagatAGGTCAGAAATACGAAAATTAATGCATTACAACATACTAACACATTGTAACAAACATTTATCACAAAGATATccaaaaggaaattaatgtCCTCCACATCAGTGAAGTGTACCAATTCAAAAGTTCAGtgttctaggaaaaaaaaatgcaacatctACCACAATGGATAAAGAAAATCTAATAAGCCTATTTAGCAATTTCTCTCTCACCCAAAAGTGACAGAACCGGGCAACTCACCGAAGCATTTTGAGCTCCTGGGCAGCCTTCAGAATTATCTCATGTTGTCTTTGGCTAAGGACCATCACTCCTCGCAAGGACTGGTCAGAGTCCAGGTTTGAATCTGCTCCCAGCATATCAGAGGAATgtgaaggtggaggaagggatgAACTTGGACGATCATCCAAAGACCGCAGTCTGTCTCCATCATCTGGATACCACCTATCTGACAACCGTTCCCTCTCCCAGTCAGTCCTTTCAGGAAGGTAGTCTTGCTTCTCCCGCCATGTGTCGTATCTCTCTGGATATTCTCGAATCCTCAGCTCCCCCCTGTCTCGGAGGTCTCTGTCGTAATGATCTCTGTTCCTGTCCTCCCTCCACCTATCTTCACGGTATCTGTCCAGAGGTGGAAGAGGTGGTAATGGTGGCAGAGAGGGAATATCCAGGTCACGACTCCCCATTTCTCTGTCATCCATAGGTCTCATGTCCCAGTCTCTATCCCATTCTCTATCTCTATCTTGATCATAAATATCTGAGGATCTTCCAGTCCTGTCTAGATCTCTCTCTAGCTCCCTTTCTCTTGGTCTTTTCCAGTCATCCCACCATGAATCTCGTCTGTCATGATCAGATGATAAAGGAGGTAGTGGTGGTAGAGGAGATAATGGAGGTAATGACTGGTGGGATTGCAACCTGTCATCTCTGTCATATGCATCTACAGAATCATCCTGGTAATCCGAGCTGTGATCTCTCCAGTACCGTTCTCTTTCCCAGTCATCCAATCGTTCATGCTCCAAAGAATGGTCATCTTGACTATCTAAAGGAAATTCCTCCTGCATTCTATCATCTTCATGACCCCAAGAACCCCTGAATGTCTCATCTCGATGATATGGAGGCAATTTATCAGGGTGATCTCCTAGGTGAATGGGTTTATCTATATTGCATGTTTCAGATCTTCCTGCTTCCCTCTCCCGGCTACCTGACCTCCTCATGGGACCTCTCTCGCGGCTACCTGCCTGCCTGACCGGGCCCCTCTCCCGGCTACCCGCCCGCCTGACCGGGCCCCTCTCCCGGCTACCCGCCTGTCGCATGGGCTCCCTCTCCCGGCTACCCGCCCGCCTGACTGGGCCTCTCTCTTGGCTACCTGCCCGTCCCCTGTCGCGGCTGCCTGTCCGCCCAGCTAGCTCTCTGTCTCGGCTAGAGAACATCCTCTCGTGGCTATCTGATCGTCCACCCAGTCCCCGCTCTCGGCTGCCAGACCGTCCATCTGGCatcctctccctgctgcctgaCCGCCTATCAGGCatcctctccctgctgcctgctctcCGGAACATCCCTCTGCCACGGATGGATGCCTGCCTAGCCTGCCCTCTGCCTCTGTATACGTATCCTCTGCCACGGCCATCGTCCATCCTGCCCATTCCCCGGCCGTGGCCATCATCCATCCTGCCCATTCCCCAACCACCATCCATCCTTCCCATCCCTCGGCCACCATCCATCCTTCTCATCCCCCTTCCACGGCCCATTCCCCAGCCACGGCCATCCCCCTGCCCTCTGCCACGGCCATCATCCAGTCTGCCTTGACCCCTTCCTCTGTTTCCTGGTCCCTTGCCTCTGTCTTCATGCATAAACGGCCCTTTTCCCCTGCCTTCTGGTTCAGGTAGGTCCTGGGTGCTATCTGAAGCAATCAACTGGCCATCTGGGGACTCCACCTCCTGATCTCCTGTTACAGGGGTTACTGCATCACCTGTTCTTGCAGTATCTGACTGCAAAGCTACAGGGTTACTAGAAAGGGATgttgatttctggttttgaatagGTGGAGTAGGTGCTTTGGACTCTTCTACTTGCTGGTTAGGATCATGTGAACTCCATGTCCACTTTTTAGGAGGGTCTGAAACAGTTTCTTTGACTTCAGGTTTGGATGGTTCCTGTTGAGTGTTTGTCAGGTCCTCATTCGGCTCAATGGGACCTGTACTCTGCGCATCGGGAGTAGATTGTGTTCTGCTTACAGTCTGCTGATCAGCAGCTACGTCTGAaaaagtttctttgttttctgactCTGAGTCTGTCtgtgactgctgctgctgctgccccaaaTGGGGCCTGGGACCCCTCCATCGTGGACCACTCTGTCGGGAACCATGTCCATGTGATGCATTTGTTGAAGTATAAAATTGTCCTGCTGGTCCTCGTGGGATAGTCCCCCATCTACTTGAAGACTGTCCATCTGTATTCTGTCGGTCAAAACGTGATCTGTATCCTTCTGAGCGCTGGGAGTCAAAACGAGGCCCTCTCTGTCTTGAGCCTTCAAATCTGTCATATCCTCTTCCTCGAGGTCCATCAAATCTATAGATGACATAACGGCAATTTCATTCAAACAAACATGTCAAATCAAAATCCCCTGAAAGACAGTTTCATCCACCCCCAAAGTCACTTCTAACTGCTGAATCCTAGTGTGCCTTAGGATCAGCCCCTACTGAACCAGTGCAGAAGCACAGAGACATGTTCTTCAAATCAATATTGTCCACTGAAGAACAGTTTAAGCCACTTGC
Above is a window of Caloenas nicobarica isolate bCalNic1 chromosome 5, bCalNic1.hap1, whole genome shotgun sequence DNA encoding:
- the YLPM1 gene encoding YLP motif-containing protein 1 isoform X1, which gives rise to MYPAWGLYGAAGHYPPPPTSIPPPPLPIPPPSVPPPAVPPMPLPSYPPPGPAPAAPPPTGTSGFLSLQEQHLAQLQQLQQMHQKQLQSVLLGPPPPPGPPPPGLPPPPLPGSFTDWQQPPPSVPPPVRSYQKQFAHREPPPARKPPSAARDRDGQEPPGGHGDWGEPVPSEPVPMDMELSSPPQSPQPAAQAYLPPAQAYLPPPQAEPYLPPAQSPPLQPYLPRAQASQPPPSFSEPPPSYLEPPPATASQPYLPPPAQGYMAHPEPYLLSSQASPSQPAQPSLAPSIPPPAKPSQTHFPPPQPSLALPAAAQPEPVQGAAKEADGSEQPDPSTMTPQEQQQYWYQQHLLSLQQRAKAHAQGQQQMKGPVVKDASEQRGKSEEGIMSTSAQQSEPPPLNESLPPTSKEDESSLTSTETQLNIEPPDDPEEDLRLQQLQAAAAQWQQHPHHRVGFQYQRIMQKHAQLQQIVQQYQQIMQQPPHLETMSVDMQLRHYEAQQKQFQQLHKDWERSMNQQWQHQLQTYPHKDQLQEYEKQWKAWDEQMKVTQSHLQEKVSSLQNLKNQYPANVSLPPPFVPYSQTTQGGIPVMPPTLPSTTPPLVPPPLSSVSQLSNSSVPSGSSSQSSQSTETSRPALLPTPGTYASKITSSTVYSPYHSQVSSSFGSSDHGKSQVHLSKQTVSISSEQGCGDLKATSSVSSTHAPAMQDKPVRSGGLLPDPPRSARFESPRGPRFDGPRGRGYDRFEGSRQRGPRFDSQRSEGYRSRFDRQNTDGQSSSRWGTIPRGPAGQFYTSTNASHGHGSRQSGPRWRGPRPHLGQQQQQSQTDSESENKETFSDVAADQQTVSRTQSTPDAQSTGPIEPNEDLTNTQQEPSKPEVKETVSDPPKKWTWSSHDPNQQVEESKAPTPPIQNQKSTSLSSNPVALQSDTARTGDAVTPVTGDQEVESPDGQLIASDSTQDLPEPEGRGKGPFMHEDRGKGPGNRGRGQGRLDDGRGRGQGDGRGWGMGRGRGMRRMDGGRGMGRMDGGWGMGRMDDGHGRGMGRMDDGRGRGYVYRGRGQARQASIRGRGMFRRAGSRERMPDRRSGSRERMPDGRSGSRERGLGGRSDSHERMFSSRDRELAGRTGSRDRGRAGSQERGPVRRAGSREREPMRQAGSRERGPVRRAGSRERGPVRQAGSRERGPMRRSGSREREAGRSETCNIDKPIHLGDHPDKLPPYHRDETFRGSWGHEDDRMQEEFPLDSQDDHSLEHERLDDWERERYWRDHSSDYQDDSVDAYDRDDRLQSHQSLPPLSPLPPLPPLSSDHDRRDSWWDDWKRPRERELERDLDRTGRSSDIYDQDRDREWDRDWDMRPMDDREMGSRDLDIPSLPPLPPLPPLDRYREDRWREDRNRDHYDRDLRDRGELRIREYPERYDTWREKQDYLPERTDWERERLSDRWYPDDGDRLRSLDDRPSSSLPPPSHSSDMLGADSNLDSDQSLRGVMVLSQRQHEIILKAAQELKMLREQKEQLQKLKEFKPDISTQDAPRSQNISTRPGAFQVSSQLSSEAPVEAQAIKPSPAVIIKPPVLFRQPTPVTRPSAPLTRPATPMTRPHAPVSTPTTTPSHGQSLNPSPSAVEQERWDEDSFHGLWDTNEDKGANMEYELCKQESMMPPPVSSPVKVPDIHTSVPSTVPMSLPPVIPPVPKAPVIQQTVDYGHGRDITTSKVEQIPYGERVTLRPEPLPERQTFQKEHLGRYNRERDREPYFERPGNSNTDHRDFKRERELHRDRGSVDYERERYEKERHPRDDRVLPTTPSRTPSYRDKKDHPSSRRGGFERPPYERKTDRPAYDHGPSMFGENSSVQTLEFEGDRRNYPEERIPISAPSIPRQPPPAPRVERKPESKNVDDILKPPGRDSRPERIVIIMRGLPGSGKTHVAKLIRDKEVECGGPAPRVLSLDDYFITEVEKEERDPDTGKKVKKKVMEYEYEAEMEETYRTSMFKTFKKTLDDGFFPFIILDAINDRVRHFEQFWSAAKTKGFEVYLAEMSADNQTCSKRNIHGRKLKDISRMSDHWEAAPRHMMRLDIRSLLQDAAIEEVEMEDFDANIEDQKEEVKKDTAEEEESELGYIPKSKWEMDTSEAKLDKLDGLRTGAKRKRDWEAIASRMEDYLQLPDDYDTRASEPGKKRVRWADLEEKKDADRKRAIGFVVGQTDWEKITDESGHLAERALNRTKYI